The Ensifer adhaerens genome contains a region encoding:
- a CDS encoding helix-turn-helix domain-containing protein gives METLARRLQERARQLGISNAEAARRTGLDERRYAHYASGRREPDLATLVRIADALGASPNWLLGVTLSTSVDPQLAALVERFANATNGMTKGEIELCVIQAEAIVAAKARR, from the coding sequence ATGGAGACGCTCGCGAGACGATTGCAAGAACGGGCCCGGCAATTGGGCATTTCGAACGCCGAAGCAGCGCGGCGGACCGGGCTCGATGAACGTCGCTACGCGCACTACGCCTCGGGCCGCAGGGAACCGGACCTAGCAACACTTGTGAGGATTGCGGACGCTTTGGGGGCGTCGCCGAACTGGCTCTTGGGAGTGACCCTCAGCACTTCGGTTGACCCCCAGCTTGCGGCCCTTGTGGAGCGCTTTGCAAATGCCACCAACGGGATGACCAAAGGAGAGATTGAACTCTGCGTCATTCAGGCTGAAGCCATCGTCGCTGCCAAGGCGCGCAGGTAA
- the thiD gene encoding bifunctional hydroxymethylpyrimidine kinase/phosphomethylpyrimidine kinase, with product MTAIAVTIAGSDSGGGAGIQADLKTFSALGVYGASVITAITAQNTRGVTAVEDISSAVVTAQIDAVFSDLAVGAVKIGMVSREETIAAIASGLKRHGQMAVIDPVMVATLGDVLLRPGAIATLKEELLPLGLIVTPNLPEAALMTGCSVAESETEVARQAEMLLKLGARAVLMKGGHAKGAEAADILFSGDTSLRLSRPRVETRNDHGTGCTLSAAIAAGLAHRQTLEDAVIAAKTYLHEALVAASALKIGQGRGPVHHFHQWWDPSGT from the coding sequence ATGACCGCCATCGCCGTCACGATTGCTGGCTCGGATTCCGGCGGTGGCGCCGGTATCCAGGCGGATCTGAAGACGTTTTCGGCGCTCGGCGTCTATGGCGCCAGCGTGATCACGGCCATCACTGCGCAAAACACCAGAGGGGTAACGGCGGTCGAGGATATCTCTTCGGCTGTCGTCACAGCCCAGATCGACGCGGTGTTTTCGGATCTTGCGGTTGGCGCGGTCAAGATCGGCATGGTGTCGCGGGAGGAGACGATTGCGGCGATCGCGTCCGGTTTGAAACGACATGGGCAGATGGCTGTCATCGATCCGGTGATGGTCGCCACCTTGGGTGACGTACTGTTGCGTCCCGGTGCGATCGCGACGCTCAAGGAGGAATTGCTGCCGCTTGGCCTCATAGTGACGCCGAACCTGCCCGAAGCGGCGCTGATGACGGGTTGCAGCGTTGCCGAGAGCGAGACGGAGGTGGCCCGCCAGGCGGAGATGCTCCTGAAGCTTGGTGCACGCGCCGTGCTGATGAAAGGCGGGCATGCCAAGGGCGCCGAAGCGGCTGATATCCTCTTCAGCGGGGATACGTCTTTACGTTTGTCGCGTCCGCGGGTTGAAACCAGGAATGATCATGGCACCGGCTGCACGCTCTCGGCCGCGATCGCGGCAGGTCTCGCCCATCGGCAGACACTTGAAGATGCGGTTATCGCCGCCAAGACCTATCTGCATGAGGCGCTTGTTGCTGCATCGGCGCTCAAGATCGGGCAGGGGCGGGGACCGGTTCACCACTTCCACCAGTGGTGGGACCCGAGTGGCACCTAA
- a CDS encoding UPF0149 family protein — protein MTHNSQGTTTARPKLDDVAFEAFIRARRPASPIWSMSGLDGYLTALIIGPKFIDPRQWIPELTGPEALNMPMETTEHRAVQTIVAEYNRISASLSETPKDHRPKFTRIDDQTFDPFDWDLCFLLGTRYAPRLWQPVLRGHAGTGDIVAPIRRLGEAKRKATRQDAADVAEALVNIRTYFMPKRAKQKF, from the coding sequence ATGACGCACAACAGCCAGGGGACGACGACCGCACGACCGAAGCTTGATGATGTGGCGTTCGAGGCGTTTATCAGGGCACGTCGTCCGGCATCGCCAATCTGGTCAATGAGCGGTCTCGATGGCTATCTCACGGCTCTCATCATCGGCCCAAAGTTCATCGACCCACGTCAGTGGATCCCGGAGCTAACCGGCCCAGAGGCCCTGAATATGCCGATGGAAACAACCGAACATCGGGCCGTGCAGACGATCGTTGCGGAATATAACCGCATCTCGGCCAGCCTTTCCGAAACACCGAAAGACCACCGGCCCAAGTTCACCAGGATCGATGATCAGACCTTTGATCCATTCGATTGGGACCTCTGCTTTCTGCTAGGAACAAGGTACGCGCCGAGGCTTTGGCAGCCGGTCCTTCGAGGTCATGCCGGGACTGGCGATATCGTCGCGCCCATCCGCAGGCTCGGCGAGGCAAAACGGAAAGCGACCCGCCAGGATGCTGCTGACGTCGCCGAAGCACTCGTCAATATCCGAACCTACTTTATGCCGAAGCGGGCAAAGCAGAAGTTCTGA
- the tnpC gene encoding IS66 family transposase, translated as MPLRPDPLPQDAAQLSRIILSLDAENADLKARVAFLEQQLFGPKSEKMTTLDPAQVTLDLGDLSDIPEAANDDVAPVAEETTQARRAPSRNIGRLPKHLPRYDEVIEPESKLCPCCSFELHCIGTDVSEALDIVPAVVRVKRTLRPRYACRACESVIVQAPAPARVMDGGMVTTAFAAHVAVSKFAWHLPLHRQAQMLASCGVIIDRGTLGAWVTRVAWWLELLYDALTAFIRSQPRVFCDETPLPRLDPGRKRTKLCQLWAQAVDDRPWNGPAPPAVAYIFAESRSAREVEGQLSSFAGVLQVDGYQAYKTLAKRRGKSNVAPMRLAFCIAHARRKFVDVVKLTGSSEALSILARIAEVYRIEAKLRGEGAETRLTVRRRETAPIMSELKVQLTELSDEVSAKSALGRAVSYTLNHWSGLAAFLEDGRIEVDSNVVERSMKSVALTRKNSLFVGNERGGKTFAVLASLVNTAKLNSVDPEAWLADVLERIISGKVKASEMEGLLPWNWKAEREALTEQERRAA; from the coding sequence ATGCCGCTTCGACCCGACCCCTTGCCTCAGGATGCCGCGCAATTGAGCCGGATCATTCTCTCGCTCGATGCAGAGAATGCCGACCTCAAGGCGCGCGTTGCCTTCCTGGAGCAGCAGCTCTTTGGGCCGAAATCGGAGAAAATGACGACGCTCGACCCGGCGCAGGTGACGCTCGATCTTGGCGATCTCAGCGACATTCCCGAGGCGGCCAATGATGATGTTGCGCCCGTCGCCGAGGAGACAACGCAGGCTCGACGGGCGCCGTCGCGTAACATCGGCCGTTTGCCCAAGCACCTTCCGCGGTATGACGAGGTCATCGAGCCGGAGAGCAAGCTTTGCCCGTGCTGTTCGTTCGAACTGCATTGCATCGGCACGGATGTCAGCGAGGCGCTCGACATCGTGCCGGCGGTTGTCCGGGTCAAACGGACGCTCCGGCCGCGCTATGCCTGCCGGGCCTGCGAAAGCGTCATCGTGCAAGCGCCCGCGCCGGCGCGTGTGATGGACGGCGGCATGGTGACCACAGCCTTCGCTGCCCATGTCGCCGTTTCGAAGTTTGCCTGGCATTTGCCGCTGCATCGCCAGGCGCAGATGCTTGCCTCCTGCGGCGTGATCATCGATCGCGGCACGCTTGGCGCCTGGGTGACGCGGGTCGCCTGGTGGCTCGAGCTTCTCTACGACGCACTTACCGCCTTCATCCGCTCCCAGCCGAGGGTGTTCTGCGACGAGACGCCGCTTCCGCGGCTCGATCCGGGGCGCAAACGCACCAAGCTTTGCCAACTTTGGGCGCAGGCGGTCGACGATCGGCCATGGAATGGTCCGGCGCCGCCGGCAGTGGCCTATATCTTTGCCGAAAGCCGCAGCGCTCGTGAGGTCGAGGGGCAATTGTCGTCGTTTGCCGGCGTGCTTCAAGTCGATGGCTATCAAGCCTATAAAACCTTGGCCAAACGCCGGGGGAAGAGCAATGTCGCCCCCATGCGGCTGGCCTTCTGCATTGCCCATGCGCGACGCAAGTTCGTCGATGTCGTCAAGCTGACCGGCTCCTCGGAGGCGCTGTCGATCTTGGCCAGGATCGCCGAGGTCTATCGCATCGAGGCGAAACTGCGCGGCGAAGGTGCCGAGACCCGGCTTACGGTACGGCGCCGCGAGACAGCACCCATCATGAGCGAACTGAAGGTCCAGCTCACCGAACTGAGCGACGAGGTGTCGGCAAAATCGGCGCTGGGCAGGGCCGTCTCCTACACGCTCAATCACTGGAGCGGGCTGGCAGCCTTCCTGGAGGATGGTCGGATCGAAGTGGACTCCAATGTGGTCGAGCGTTCGATGAAATCGGTGGCCCTGACGAGGAAGAACTCGTTGTTCGTGGGCAATGAGCGCGGTGGCAAGACCTTCGCGGTCCTGGCATCGCTCGTCAACACAGCAAAGCTCAATAGTGTTGACCCCGAGGCCTGGTTAGCCGATGTGCTGGAACGCATCATCTCCGGCAAAGTGAAAGCCAGCGAGATGGAGGGCCTTTTGCCGTGGAACTGGAAGGCTGAGCGCGAGGCGCTGACAGAGCAGGAGCGACGGGCGGCATGA
- a CDS encoding LysR family transcriptional regulator, protein MELRQLSYFVAVAEELHFNRAAARMCIAQPALSAHIQALEKELGVRLLERSTRRVELTRAGELFYDRAVRIIGDVGLSMDVARSAAGKAARTIKIGTVYPATIGVLPAFLARIGRKFPDVALHVTSGSTSDIIRSIENGQINLGFIRPVENIGSLRFFSIAHERYLLAVEKTSALALRSEIDIEDLRSEKIIAFSRQNLSYSERYFSEMFETHGLTGNIAYSGDDTFSLVSLVSAGLGIGFAPEWTKELPNRNFELIPVRGVDLKIGLGVAWNKEDPTASRDDIIDIARSLARPGHIK, encoded by the coding sequence ATGGAACTACGTCAGCTTTCCTATTTCGTGGCTGTGGCCGAGGAGCTGCACTTCAATCGGGCAGCTGCGCGAATGTGCATCGCCCAGCCGGCGTTGAGCGCGCACATCCAGGCGCTCGAGAAGGAGTTGGGTGTCCGGCTGCTCGAGCGGTCGACGCGGCGGGTCGAGCTGACGCGGGCGGGGGAGCTCTTTTACGATCGGGCGGTGCGGATCATTGGCGATGTCGGACTTTCGATGGATGTGGCGCGGTCTGCTGCCGGCAAGGCGGCGCGCACGATCAAGATCGGAACCGTCTATCCGGCGACCATCGGGGTGTTGCCGGCGTTTCTCGCGCGCATTGGCCGGAAGTTTCCCGATGTCGCGCTGCATGTGACGAGCGGCTCGACCAGTGACATCATCCGGTCGATCGAGAACGGCCAGATCAACCTCGGCTTCATCCGTCCGGTCGAAAACATCGGCTCCTTGCGTTTCTTCTCGATCGCGCACGAGCGCTATCTGCTGGCGGTCGAAAAGACGAGCGCGCTGGCGCTTCGAAGCGAGATCGATATCGAAGACCTTCGCTCAGAGAAGATCATCGCCTTTTCCCGTCAGAACCTTTCCTATTCCGAGCGCTATTTCTCCGAGATGTTCGAGACCCATGGTCTGACCGGCAACATCGCCTATAGCGGTGACGATACCTTCTCGCTGGTGTCGCTCGTCTCAGCCGGTCTTGGGATCGGTTTCGCGCCGGAATGGACGAAGGAACTGCCGAATCGCAATTTCGAGCTTATACCCGTGCGCGGCGTCGATCTCAAGATCGGGCTTGGTGTCGCCTGGAATAAAGAGGATCCAACCGCATCTCGCGATGACATCATCGACATTGCCCGGTCGTTGGCGCGACCGGGACACATCAAGTAG
- a CDS encoding sulfotransferase family 2 domain-containing protein, which produces MISEKYNFLFIHRGKSGGNSINEALLSLSEDEKTVDSSFQDGVDRFGIFSRRYGTNKHTPLRQYRERIPKDVFERLFKFSVLRNPYARLVSAYFSPHRIAQGASPEFNRDEFIRIIETEGTFREMACLSDKGELDGDIDRVLRFEALQEDFGTLCRDLNLPYISLNHRNASGKRSYREFYDDELKAMVIDRFGEEIEFGGYSF; this is translated from the coding sequence ATGATTTCAGAGAAATACAATTTTTTGTTTATTCACCGCGGGAAAAGCGGGGGTAATTCAATCAACGAAGCACTCTTGTCGTTGTCGGAGGACGAGAAGACAGTAGATTCATCGTTTCAGGATGGTGTAGACCGGTTTGGTATTTTCAGTCGCCGCTACGGGACAAATAAACACACACCGCTTCGTCAGTACAGAGAGCGAATCCCGAAGGATGTATTTGAAAGACTGTTTAAATTCTCCGTTTTAAGAAACCCATATGCTAGGCTTGTCAGCGCTTACTTCTCTCCACACCGAATTGCCCAGGGAGCGTCTCCTGAATTCAATCGGGATGAATTCATTCGGATCATTGAGACAGAGGGGACTTTCCGGGAGATGGCATGTCTTTCAGACAAAGGCGAGCTGGACGGAGATATCGACCGCGTATTGAGATTTGAGGCCCTTCAGGAGGATTTTGGAACACTCTGTCGAGATCTGAATTTGCCATATATTTCTTTGAACCACCGGAACGCCAGCGGCAAACGTAGCTACCGAGAGTTCTATGATGATGAGTTAAAGGCGATGGTTATCGACCGTTTCGGCGAAGAAATCGAGTTTGGTGGCTACAGTTTCTGA